A genomic segment from Capra hircus breed San Clemente chromosome 15, ASM170441v1, whole genome shotgun sequence encodes:
- the TTC36 gene encoding tetratricopeptide repeat protein 36, with translation MGTPNDQAVLQAIFNPDSPFGDIVGLDLGEEAEKEVDEDEVFPRAQLEQSKALELQAVIAAEAGDLSTALERFGQAINLLPERASAYNNRAQARRLQGDVAVLSLRNGNNNPDLEGRLRAQCKWPSPRACTRGRILLAAALTSAHPSVRPAGALEDLERALALSGGRGRTARQGFVQRGLVARLQGRDDDARRDFERAASLGSPFARRQLVLLNPYAALCNRMLADVMGQLRRPRDGR, from the exons ATGGGGACTCCAAATGATCAGGCCGTCTTGCAGGCCATCTTCAACCCCGACTCCCCGTTTGGAGATATTGTTGGGTTGGACctgggagaggaagcagagaaggaagtaGATGAAG ATGAAGTTTTCCCGAGAGCGCAGCTGGAACAGTCCAAGGCCCTGGAGCTGCAGGCGGTGATCGCAGCCGAGGCTGGTGACCTCAGCACAGCCCTGGAGAGGTTTGGCCAAGCTATCAACCTATTGCCTGAGAGGGCCTCAGCCTACAATAACCGAGCCCAGGCCCGGCGTCTCCAAGGAGATGTGGCAG TCTTATCTCTGCGTAACGGAAATAACAATCCCGATCTCGAGGGTCGTCTGCGGGCGCAATGTAAATGGCCGAGCCCCAGAGCCTGCACTCGGGGCCGGATCTTGCTGGCCGCGGCCCTGACCTCTGCCCATCCGTCCGTCCGTCCCGCAGGCGCCCTGGAGGACCTGGAGCGCGCGCTGGCGCTGAGCGGCGGCCGGGGTCGCACCGCCCGCCAGGGCTTTGTGCAGCGCGGGCTCGTGGCGCGGCTGCAGGGCCGGGACGACGACGCCCGCAGAGACTTCGAGCGGGCGGCTAGTCTGGGCAGCCCGTTTGCGCGCCGCCAGCTGGTGCTGCTCAACCCGTACGCGGCGCTGTGCAACCGCATGCTGGCCGACGTGATGGGGCAGCTGCGCCGGCCCCGCGACGGGCGCTGA